Proteins encoded by one window of Halorubrum ruber:
- a CDS encoding class I SAM-dependent methyltransferase, translating into MRRFSAEYLEHTRRGMWEDGRDALADLELSSRERVLDVGCGTGELTRVLAAEAEGASVYGVDADRDLLAVARDEGDDRTEFLAGDATRLPVGDDAVDLAVCQALLINLPDPTAAVRELARVSSDLVAAVEPDNADVRVASTVDAEERLEREAREAYVDGVDTDVALGDRVREAFDAAGLVDVRTRRYVHEKRTEPPYDEAALRSAARKASGAGLADHREELVAATSEAAYDDLRGRWREMGREVAAAIDAGEYERVEYVPFDVTVGRVA; encoded by the coding sequence GTGCGACGCTTCTCCGCTGAGTACCTCGAACACACCCGCCGCGGGATGTGGGAGGACGGCCGCGACGCGCTCGCGGACCTTGAGCTGTCGAGCCGCGAGCGCGTCCTCGACGTCGGCTGCGGTACCGGCGAGCTGACACGCGTGCTGGCCGCGGAGGCCGAGGGCGCGTCCGTGTACGGCGTCGACGCGGACCGCGACCTGTTGGCTGTCGCCCGTGACGAGGGCGACGATCGGACCGAGTTCCTCGCGGGCGACGCGACCCGGCTCCCGGTCGGCGACGACGCGGTCGATCTCGCGGTGTGTCAGGCGCTTTTGATCAACCTCCCGGACCCGACCGCGGCGGTCCGGGAACTCGCCCGCGTTTCTTCGGACCTCGTCGCCGCGGTCGAGCCGGACAACGCCGACGTGCGGGTGGCCTCGACGGTCGACGCCGAGGAGCGCTTAGAGCGCGAGGCGCGCGAGGCGTACGTCGATGGGGTGGACACGGACGTCGCGCTCGGCGACCGCGTGCGCGAGGCGTTCGACGCGGCCGGGCTCGTCGACGTGCGCACGCGGCGCTACGTCCACGAGAAGCGGACCGAGCCGCCGTACGACGAGGCCGCGCTGCGGTCGGCGGCGCGGAAGGCCTCCGGCGCGGGGCTGGCCGACCACCGCGAAGAGCTGGTGGCCGCGACCTCGGAGGCCGCCTACGACGACCTCCGCGGGCGCTGGCGCGAGATGGGCCGCGAGGTCGCGGCGGCAATCGACGCCGGCGAGTACGAGCGCGTCGAGTACGTCCCCTTCGACGTGACCGTGGGACGGGTGGCGTGA
- a CDS encoding DUF7095 family protein, producing the protein MERERAVDRLETLVDRVASEPMPVPVREVWAFGDVALGLDPVDRLDVYLTKDVIMGGDSDAAADFEAEYGVKGVGTTVDAAWAEAHPDRVRTSDNGYAAPEKCLAAELVEDDEPIHLEVCNAGFEDNVRQRLKGALARDAYEEVLDPRGVCLWVDGERDDEAFDRLREASLAMPTLPAALGMLGADEEAATEAADVLKQQRAEQEGASVRGDMV; encoded by the coding sequence ATGGAACGCGAACGGGCCGTCGACCGCCTGGAGACGCTCGTCGACCGCGTCGCAAGCGAGCCGATGCCGGTGCCCGTCCGCGAGGTGTGGGCGTTCGGCGACGTCGCGCTCGGGCTCGACCCGGTCGACCGGCTCGACGTCTACCTGACGAAGGACGTGATCATGGGCGGCGACAGCGACGCGGCCGCCGACTTCGAGGCCGAGTACGGCGTGAAGGGCGTCGGCACCACGGTCGACGCCGCGTGGGCGGAGGCCCACCCGGACCGCGTGCGGACGAGCGACAACGGGTACGCGGCGCCCGAGAAGTGCCTCGCGGCCGAACTCGTCGAGGACGACGAGCCGATCCACCTCGAAGTGTGTAACGCGGGCTTCGAGGATAACGTCCGCCAGCGCCTGAAAGGGGCGCTCGCCCGCGACGCCTACGAGGAGGTGCTCGACCCCCGCGGCGTCTGCCTGTGGGTCGACGGCGAGCGCGACGACGAGGCGTTCGACCGCCTCCGCGAGGCCTCGCTTGCGATGCCGACGCTGCCCGCCGCGCTCGGGATGCTCGGCGCTGACGAGGAGGCCGCGACCGAGGCGGCCGACGTGCTCAAACAACAGCGCGCCGAGCAGGAGGGGGCGTCCGTCCGCGGAGACATGGTTTGA
- a CDS encoding Mut7-C RNAse domain-containing protein: protein MPNREGDGGDGDTPPDDADPSTRDRPPVLLDVMCGKLATYLRICGYDAAYALDRGIEADDRLLSLAAAEGRVLLTRDRELADRAPSADPAVDAVPLTERDVLDQLRELDAAGLPVELADEPTRCGACNGPVERVASPETDGSPVDRPDYVPDDVGPGRPGWRCADCGQWFWKGGHWNDVAARLDDL, encoded by the coding sequence ATGCCGAACCGGGAGGGTGACGGCGGAGATGGTGACACACCGCCTGACGACGCCGACCCGTCGACGAGGGACCGGCCGCCCGTCCTCCTTGACGTCATGTGCGGCAAGCTCGCGACCTACCTCCGGATCTGCGGCTACGACGCCGCCTACGCGCTCGACCGCGGGATCGAGGCCGACGACCGGCTCCTCTCGCTCGCGGCCGCGGAGGGGCGCGTCCTCCTCACCCGGGACCGCGAACTCGCGGACAGGGCCCCGAGCGCCGATCCCGCGGTCGACGCCGTCCCGCTCACCGAGCGCGACGTGCTCGACCAGCTCCGCGAGCTCGACGCGGCCGGCCTCCCGGTCGAACTCGCCGACGAGCCGACGCGGTGCGGCGCCTGTAACGGGCCCGTCGAGCGCGTCGCGTCCCCCGAAACGGACGGCTCCCCGGTCGACCGACCCGACTACGTCCCGGACGATGTGGGTCCGGGCCGGCCCGGGTGGCGCTGCGCTGACTGCGGTCAGTGGTTCTGGAAGGGCGGGCACTGGAACGACGTCGCAGCGCGGCTGGACGACCTGTGA
- a CDS encoding helix-hairpin-helix domain-containing protein → MSRNDEVATRLEEFADLLEATGVEYKPTAYRRAAENVRDHPAPIEGLAAEGEEAVAEIDRVGDAIAAKIVEYVETGEIEELDELREELPVDMAGLTAVEGVGPKTVGSLYDALGIADLDELEAAAEAGEIQEVSGFGAKTEQNILDNIPFARESRERTRLGDARPLADDALASLADLDPVESAEVCGSIRRWKPTIGDVDLLVASEAREPIVEAFTDWETADATIEAGTGKASVRADGTRVDLRIVDPDEFGAALQYFTGSRAHNVAVRNRAIDRGLKLNEYGLFDVSDVEGEGADAEDAGDDSEEPDATRAGERVAGESEDEVYRALDMDPVPPELREDRGEVEAAAEDRLPVLVGEGDLRGDLHTHTDWSDGGFSIAEMARAAEERGYDYHVVTDHATGPGMVGGVGLDESDIEEQAAAVAEAADEVDIPILHGIEANIDADGGLATDDETLAALDLVVASPHAALGQDREEATERLVRAVEHPHVDVLGHPTGRLINERPGLDPDVEVIAEAATANGTAIEVNANPARLDADGEFVRAAIEAGATIAVNTDAHAPRELDNARYGVHTARRGWAETSNVLNARSLDGLRSFIL, encoded by the coding sequence ATGAGCCGGAACGACGAGGTCGCGACGCGCTTGGAGGAGTTCGCCGACCTCCTCGAGGCGACGGGCGTCGAGTACAAGCCGACCGCCTACCGACGGGCGGCCGAGAACGTCCGCGACCACCCTGCGCCGATCGAGGGGCTCGCGGCGGAGGGGGAAGAGGCGGTCGCCGAGATCGACCGCGTCGGCGACGCGATCGCGGCGAAGATCGTCGAGTACGTCGAGACCGGCGAGATCGAGGAGCTGGACGAGCTCCGCGAGGAGCTGCCCGTCGACATGGCGGGCCTGACCGCGGTCGAGGGCGTCGGCCCGAAGACGGTCGGGTCGCTGTACGACGCGCTCGGAATCGCTGACCTCGACGAGTTAGAGGCCGCCGCCGAGGCGGGCGAGATCCAGGAGGTGTCCGGCTTCGGCGCGAAGACCGAGCAGAACATCCTCGACAACATTCCGTTCGCCCGGGAGTCCCGCGAGCGCACCCGCCTCGGCGACGCCCGGCCGCTCGCGGACGACGCGCTCGCGTCCCTCGCCGATCTCGACCCCGTCGAGTCCGCCGAGGTGTGCGGGTCGATCCGGCGGTGGAAGCCCACCATCGGCGACGTCGACCTGCTCGTCGCGAGCGAGGCGCGCGAGCCGATCGTCGAGGCGTTCACCGACTGGGAGACCGCGGACGCGACGATCGAGGCGGGCACGGGGAAGGCGAGCGTGCGCGCGGACGGCACCCGCGTCGACCTCCGGATCGTCGACCCCGACGAGTTCGGGGCCGCGCTCCAGTACTTCACCGGGTCGCGGGCGCACAACGTCGCCGTCCGGAACCGGGCGATCGACCGCGGGCTCAAGCTGAACGAGTACGGGCTCTTCGACGTGAGCGACGTGGAGGGCGAGGGCGCCGACGCCGAAGACGCCGGAGACGACAGCGAGGAGCCGGACGCCACTCGCGCCGGCGAGCGCGTCGCGGGCGAGAGCGAGGACGAGGTGTACCGCGCGCTCGACATGGACCCGGTCCCGCCCGAGCTGCGCGAGGATCGCGGCGAGGTCGAGGCCGCCGCCGAGGACCGGCTCCCCGTCCTCGTCGGCGAGGGCGACCTCCGCGGCGACCTCCACACGCACACGGACTGGTCCGACGGCGGCTTCTCGATCGCCGAGATGGCGCGGGCGGCCGAGGAGCGCGGCTACGACTACCACGTCGTCACCGACCACGCGACCGGGCCGGGGATGGTCGGCGGGGTCGGCCTCGACGAGTCCGACATCGAGGAGCAGGCCGCGGCGGTCGCCGAGGCGGCCGACGAGGTCGACATCCCGATCCTCCACGGGATCGAGGCCAACATTGACGCCGACGGCGGCCTCGCGACAGACGACGAGACGCTCGCGGCCCTCGATCTGGTCGTCGCGTCACCCCACGCCGCGCTCGGGCAGGACCGGGAGGAAGCCACCGAGCGGCTGGTCCGCGCGGTCGAACACCCGCACGTCGACGTCCTCGGCCACCCGACCGGCCGTCTCATCAACGAGCGCCCCGGCCTCGACCCGGACGTCGAGGTGATCGCCGAGGCGGCCACCGCGAACGGGACCGCGATCGAGGTGAACGCGAACCCCGCACGGCTCGACGCCGACGGCGAGTTCGTTCGGGCCGCGATCGAGGCGGGGGCGACGATCGCCGTCAACACCGACGCGCACGCCCCCAGAGAACTCGACAACGCGCGGTACGGGGTCCACACGGCGCGGCGGGGCTGGGCGGAGACATCGAACGTGCTCAACGCGCGCTCGCTCGACGGGCTCCGTTCGTTCATCCTGTAG
- a CDS encoding DUF2237 family protein — translation MSTDDRDDPDDRDDPDDRDDRDPGDRNVFGGELAPCGGDPTTGYLRDGHCRDVDGDVGEHTLCAVVTAEFLEYSRERGNDLITPRPEFDFPGLEPGDSWCLCVGRWVEAAEAGVAPPVVLEATNESVLRAVDADRLREHEYDPEAFEPESLD, via the coding sequence ATGTCGACCGACGACCGTGACGATCCCGACGACCGCGACGATCCCGACGACCGCGACGACCGCGATCCCGGCGACCGAAACGTGTTCGGCGGCGAACTCGCCCCCTGCGGGGGCGACCCGACGACCGGCTACCTCCGCGACGGCCACTGCCGCGACGTCGACGGCGACGTCGGCGAGCACACGCTCTGTGCGGTCGTCACCGCCGAGTTTCTCGAGTACAGCCGCGAGCGCGGCAACGACCTGATCACGCCGCGGCCCGAGTTCGACTTCCCCGGGCTGGAGCCGGGCGACAGCTGGTGTCTCTGCGTCGGCCGGTGGGTGGAGGCGGCCGAGGCGGGCGTCGCCCCGCCGGTCGTCCTCGAAGCGACGAACGAGTCCGTGCTGCGGGCGGTCGACGCCGACCGCCTCCGAGAGCACGAGTACGACCCGGAGGCGTTCGAGCCCGAGAGCCTCGACTGA
- a CDS encoding MFS transporter has protein sequence MNRDRIGEYDALVLVSLVWFLGKFVRYLFPPLFESIQDAYGVSNAVVGTAFTGFMIVYALLQFPSGAVADRLGPVRVIVAGALVAGAGSLAVVFDAPFAALVAAMLVIGAGTGVHKTVSVRLIARVYPARTGRMLGAHDTLGAMGGVAAPAVVVAVLSAPPALAAVLARLPGADWRAPFLLTGALAVGLAIATAVRLSGSPAAAGPTDDDGSDPDTREYLRLFRNPRFSAFVLVTVGFSFAHNGLVAFLPLYLSEAGDLATSTANLLYSLVFAVTFVQLVTGDLSDRVGRFPVMVGTLGLAAAALVALVSLPSFGLGAVAAAVVVALFGLGSHGFQPVRSAYLMELLPERLAGGGLGVVRTLLMGAGALAPSAVGIVADAVGFRPAFALLAGSMGLAAAVAAGLWVTE, from the coding sequence ATGAACCGAGACCGGATCGGCGAGTACGACGCCCTGGTGCTCGTCTCGCTCGTCTGGTTCCTCGGGAAGTTCGTCCGCTACCTCTTCCCCCCGCTGTTCGAGTCGATTCAGGACGCCTACGGCGTGAGCAACGCCGTCGTCGGGACCGCGTTCACCGGGTTCATGATCGTGTACGCGTTGCTACAGTTCCCGAGCGGTGCGGTCGCGGACCGGCTCGGGCCGGTCCGGGTGATCGTCGCGGGCGCGCTCGTCGCCGGCGCGGGGTCGCTCGCCGTCGTCTTCGACGCGCCCTTCGCCGCGCTCGTCGCCGCGATGCTCGTCATCGGGGCGGGCACCGGCGTCCACAAGACCGTCTCGGTGCGGCTGATCGCGCGCGTCTACCCCGCCCGCACCGGGCGGATGCTCGGCGCGCACGACACGCTCGGCGCGATGGGCGGGGTCGCCGCGCCCGCGGTCGTCGTCGCCGTCCTCTCGGCGCCGCCCGCCCTCGCAGCCGTCCTCGCGCGGCTCCCCGGCGCCGACTGGCGCGCCCCGTTCCTCCTCACCGGCGCCCTCGCGGTCGGCCTCGCGATCGCGACCGCAGTCCGCCTGTCCGGCTCGCCCGCGGCGGCCGGGCCGACCGACGACGACGGGAGCGACCCGGACACGCGCGAGTACCTCCGGCTGTTCCGGAACCCCCGGTTCTCGGCGTTCGTGCTGGTGACCGTCGGATTCTCGTTCGCGCACAACGGCCTCGTCGCGTTCCTCCCGCTGTACCTCTCTGAGGCCGGCGACCTCGCGACGTCGACCGCGAACCTGCTCTACTCACTCGTGTTCGCGGTGACGTTCGTCCAGCTCGTCACCGGCGACCTCTCCGACCGCGTCGGGCGGTTCCCCGTGATGGTCGGAACGCTCGGCTTAGCGGCGGCCGCGCTCGTCGCGCTCGTCTCGCTCCCGAGCTTCGGCCTCGGCGCCGTCGCGGCCGCTGTCGTCGTCGCACTCTTCGGCCTCGGCTCCCACGGGTTCCAGCCTGTGCGCAGCGCCTACCTGATGGAGCTGCTTCCGGAGCGGCTCGCGGGCGGGGGCCTCGGCGTCGTCCGAACGCTGCTCATGGGCGCCGGCGCGCTCGCGCCGAGCGCCGTCGGGATCGTCGCCGACGCGGTCGGCTTCCGGCCCGCGTTCGCGCTGCTCGCCGGCTCGATGGGGCTCGCGGCCGCGGTCGCCGCCGGGCTCTGGGTGACGGAGTGA
- a CDS encoding signal recognition particle protein Srp54: MVLDDLGTSLRSSLDKLQGKSRLSESDVEEIVKEIQRSLLSADVDVSLVMELSDSIKSRALEEEPPGGTTAKDHVLKIVYEEMVELVGDSTELPLENQTILLAGLQGSGKTTSAAKMAWWFSKKGLRPAVIQTDTFRPGAYDQAKQMCERAEVDFYGNPDNDDPVDIARTGLEETEDADVHIVDTAGRHALEDDLIAEIEEIEGVVDPDRSLLVLDAAIGQGAKEQAKQFEESIGIEGVMITKLDGTAKGGGALTAVNETDSSIAFLGTGETVQDIERFEPSGFISRLLGMGDLKQLSERVERAMQETQEEDEDWDPEDMLQGEFTLKDMKRQMDAMNKMGPLDQVMDMIPGLGGGMMDELPDDAMDVTQDRMRRFERIMDSMTEEELENPRVVGQSRTERIARGSGTDEETVRQLLEQHSMMEETIGQFQGMGEGDMQRMMKKMGGEGGGLGDMMGGGKGPF, translated from the coding sequence ATGGTACTCGACGACCTCGGCACGTCCCTGCGGAGCAGCCTCGACAAGCTCCAGGGGAAGTCCCGACTCTCCGAGAGCGACGTCGAGGAGATCGTCAAGGAGATCCAGCGCTCCCTCCTCTCCGCCGACGTCGATGTCTCCCTCGTGATGGAGCTGTCGGACTCGATCAAGTCCCGCGCGCTCGAAGAGGAGCCGCCGGGCGGCACCACCGCGAAAGACCACGTCCTCAAGATCGTCTACGAGGAGATGGTCGAGCTGGTCGGCGACTCGACGGAGCTCCCCCTCGAAAACCAGACGATCCTGCTGGCCGGCCTCCAGGGGTCGGGGAAGACCACCTCCGCGGCGAAGATGGCGTGGTGGTTCTCGAAGAAGGGGCTCCGCCCCGCGGTGATCCAGACGGACACCTTCCGGCCGGGCGCGTACGACCAGGCGAAGCAGATGTGCGAGCGCGCCGAGGTCGACTTCTACGGGAACCCCGACAACGACGACCCGGTCGACATCGCGCGCACCGGTCTCGAAGAGACCGAGGACGCCGACGTTCACATCGTCGACACGGCGGGGCGTCACGCGCTCGAAGACGACCTGATCGCGGAGATCGAAGAGATCGAGGGCGTCGTCGACCCCGACCGCTCGCTGCTCGTCTTGGACGCCGCGATCGGCCAGGGCGCCAAGGAGCAGGCCAAACAGTTCGAGGAGTCGATCGGCATCGAGGGCGTGATGATCACCAAGCTCGACGGGACCGCGAAAGGTGGGGGTGCGCTCACCGCCGTCAACGAGACCGACTCCTCTATCGCCTTCCTCGGCACCGGCGAGACGGTCCAGGACATCGAGCGGTTCGAGCCCTCGGGGTTCATCTCGCGGCTGCTCGGGATGGGCGACCTCAAGCAGCTCTCCGAGCGCGTCGAGCGCGCGATGCAGGAGACCCAAGAGGAGGACGAAGACTGGGACCCGGAGGACATGCTTCAGGGCGAGTTCACCCTGAAGGACATGAAGCGGCAGATGGACGCGATGAACAAGATGGGGCCGCTCGACCAGGTGATGGACATGATCCCCGGGCTCGGCGGCGGGATGATGGACGAGCTCCCGGACGACGCGATGGACGTCACCCAAGACCGGATGCGCCGCTTCGAGCGCATCATGGACTCGATGACGGAGGAGGAGTTAGAGAACCCCCGCGTCGTCGGTCAGTCGCGCACGGAGCGGATCGCCCGCGGCTCCGGCACCGACGAGGAGACCGTCCGGCAGCTCTTAGAGCAGCACTCGATGATGGAGGAGACGATCGGCCAGTTCCAGGGGATGGGCGAGGGCGACATGCAGCGCATGATGAAGAAGATGGGCGGCGAGGGCGGCGGCCTCGGCGACATGATGGGCGGCGGCAAAGGGCCGTTTTAA
- a CDS encoding DICT sensory domain-containing protein, which translates to MAESLRSFFDELEASDRHLVLLNRSSPDPVRNLLDSLLDGQPVSVSEEESDSAADDDVVALVEDGSVVARSTLDELLESVLLINSDLYKSGGIELDEVALPAVFEGLDEVPFRVRGYPASNKEKLLLIVVSRVIERIAAEYGAGTLRASFQRLSRIDDERGTRDVYERVAGSGVDVHVYGVGEADSLSGLPLTVHTGTSYPYQRSWFVVFTPPEGADGDHVALLALEDEPNVWDGFWTFRPELVTRIERYIAEEV; encoded by the coding sequence ATGGCCGAATCGCTCCGTTCGTTCTTCGACGAGCTCGAAGCGTCGGACCGGCACCTCGTCCTCCTGAACCGGTCGTCGCCGGACCCGGTCCGAAACCTGCTGGACTCGCTGCTCGACGGCCAGCCCGTCTCGGTCAGCGAGGAGGAGTCGGACTCCGCGGCGGACGACGACGTGGTCGCGCTCGTCGAGGACGGGTCAGTCGTCGCGCGCTCGACGCTCGACGAACTGCTCGAATCGGTGCTGCTCATCAACTCGGACCTGTACAAGTCCGGCGGGATCGAACTCGACGAGGTCGCGCTCCCGGCCGTGTTCGAGGGGCTCGACGAGGTCCCGTTTCGGGTGCGCGGCTACCCCGCGTCGAACAAAGAGAAGCTCCTCCTCATCGTCGTCTCGCGCGTGATAGAGCGGATCGCGGCCGAATACGGTGCCGGAACGCTGCGCGCCTCCTTCCAGCGACTCTCGCGGATCGACGACGAGCGCGGCACCCGGGACGTGTACGAGCGGGTCGCCGGGAGCGGCGTCGACGTCCACGTGTACGGCGTCGGGGAAGCGGACTCGCTCTCGGGGCTCCCGCTCACCGTCCACACCGGGACCTCGTACCCGTATCAGCGGTCGTGGTTCGTCGTGTTCACGCCGCCGGAGGGCGCCGACGGCGACCACGTCGCGCTGCTCGCGCTCGAAGACGAGCCGAACGTCTGGGACGGGTTCTGGACGTTCCGCCCGGAGCTGGTGACGCGGATCGAGCGGTACATCGCGGAAGAGGTCTGA
- a CDS encoding pantoate kinase, producing MSSQRATAFVPGHVTAFFSAHPADDPAVAGSRGAGVTLTDGVTVRVSAPAGETGAATGDGADGETGAATGDGADGDGGADGDAASDGPGSRTIDGEPGSIGAVDDVLAELGARGADVAVETDLPIGAGFGVSGAAALGAALAANDAFDRGRSENELVRIAHAAEVGRGTGLGDVVAQARGGVPVRLEPGAPGVGELDGVPATARVEYVTFGELSTEAVLGGDTDALTAAGEDALDRLRADPRLPTLMDAARRFAREADLLVPEAAEAIVAVDADGGSPESSGSPDDLGAAMAMLGRTVFALGTGLSDAGYDPDVCRIDAAGARLVDERSRE from the coding sequence ATGAGCAGCCAGCGGGCGACCGCGTTCGTCCCGGGCCACGTCACCGCCTTCTTCAGCGCGCACCCCGCGGACGACCCGGCGGTCGCCGGCTCGCGCGGCGCGGGCGTGACGCTCACCGACGGCGTGACCGTCCGGGTGTCGGCGCCGGCCGGCGAGACCGGTGCGGCGACGGGCGACGGCGCGGACGGCGAGACCGGTGCGGCGACGGGCGACGGCGCGGACGGCGACGGCGGCGCGGACGGCGACGCCGCGAGCGACGGACCCGGATCTCGCACTATCGACGGCGAGCCCGGATCGATCGGCGCGGTCGACGACGTCCTCGCCGAACTGGGCGCGCGCGGCGCCGACGTGGCCGTCGAGACCGACCTCCCGATCGGCGCCGGCTTCGGCGTCTCGGGCGCCGCGGCGCTGGGGGCCGCGCTCGCCGCGAACGACGCGTTCGACCGCGGCCGGTCCGAGAACGAGCTCGTCCGGATCGCCCACGCCGCGGAGGTCGGCCGCGGGACCGGCCTCGGCGACGTGGTCGCGCAGGCGCGCGGCGGGGTCCCGGTCCGGCTCGAACCGGGCGCGCCCGGCGTCGGCGAGCTCGACGGCGTCCCGGCGACCGCGCGCGTCGAGTACGTCACGTTCGGCGAACTGTCGACGGAGGCGGTGTTGGGCGGCGACACCGACGCACTCACGGCGGCGGGCGAGGACGCCTTGGACCGCCTCCGCGCGGACCCTCGACTCCCGACGCTGATGGACGCGGCCCGGCGGTTCGCCCGCGAGGCGGACCTGCTCGTCCCCGAGGCGGCCGAGGCGATCGTGGCGGTCGACGCTGACGGCGGCTCGCCCGAATCGTCCGGGTCGCCCGACGACCTCGGCGCCGCTATGGCGATGCTCGGCCGTACCGTCTTCGCGCTCGGGACCGGACTCTCGGACGCGGGCTACGACCCGGATGTCTGTCGGATCGACGCCGCGGGCGCGCGGCTCGTCGACGAGCGCAGCCGGGAGTAA
- a CDS encoding zinc ribbon domain-containing protein, translating to MRSQLRPVLAALLALVFPGLGHLSLRRWGRALLWHLTIVGGGVALFTLYDVEPVDPLADPAAVSAAVPTDVALPIVLLSALSALDAYLVGRADAAERDRIDAATEAMRRRAANADGDDGPGGGRSPPAAAGDGEDGETLEVTCPSCGKEVDADLDFCHWCTEPLPWAESDDR from the coding sequence ATGCGAAGCCAGTTGCGCCCCGTCCTCGCCGCCCTGCTCGCGCTGGTGTTCCCGGGGCTCGGCCACCTATCGTTGCGCCGATGGGGGCGGGCGCTGCTGTGGCACCTGACGATCGTCGGCGGCGGGGTCGCGCTGTTCACGCTGTACGACGTCGAACCGGTCGACCCCCTCGCCGACCCCGCGGCGGTGTCGGCCGCGGTCCCCACCGACGTGGCGCTCCCCATCGTCCTCCTGTCCGCGCTGTCGGCGCTCGACGCGTACCTCGTCGGGCGGGCGGACGCCGCCGAGCGCGACCGCATCGACGCCGCCACCGAGGCGATGCGGCGGCGGGCCGCGAACGCGGACGGCGACGACGGACCGGGAGGGGGTCGGTCCCCGCCGGCCGCGGCCGGCGACGGCGAGGACGGGGAGACGCTGGAGGTCACCTGTCCCAGCTGCGGCAAGGAGGTCGACGCCGACCTCGACTTCTGTCACTGGTGTACCGAACCCCTCCCGTGGGCCGAGTCGGACGACCGGTGA
- a CDS encoding FlaD/FlaE family flagellar protein has protein sequence MSLNPRRYDVRELRRIADAPRDGADGAPRERALRRPNQNRAEQAARSAAFTELLQRQRGARLNGGGTADRPYLTAIPASPAAEREIGEWLGYLVDVGGHVRSRDALSYYGEIDWVGDDAVAALSRRLEGFDAPTRDRPFTPADHRISLVSIVRIASCASDQ, from the coding sequence ATGAGTCTGAATCCACGACGATACGACGTACGGGAGCTGCGCCGGATCGCGGACGCCCCGCGAGACGGTGCGGACGGAGCGCCTCGGGAGCGGGCGCTCCGGCGGCCGAACCAGAACCGAGCCGAGCAGGCGGCGCGCTCGGCCGCGTTCACGGAGCTGCTCCAGCGTCAGCGTGGTGCGCGGCTGAACGGGGGCGGGACCGCGGATCGACCGTACCTGACGGCGATCCCGGCGTCGCCCGCGGCGGAACGCGAGATCGGCGAGTGGCTCGGCTACCTCGTCGACGTCGGCGGCCACGTGCGGAGCCGGGACGCGCTGTCCTACTACGGCGAGATCGACTGGGTCGGCGACGACGCGGTCGCGGCGCTTTCGCGCCGGCTGGAAGGGTTCGACGCCCCGACGCGCGACCGGCCGTTCACCCCCGCGGACCACCGGATCAGCCTCGTCTCCATCGTCCGGATCGCTTCGTGTGCGAGTGACCAATGA